From Brienomyrus brachyistius isolate T26 chromosome 21, BBRACH_0.4, whole genome shotgun sequence, the proteins below share one genomic window:
- the acadm gene encoding medium-chain specific acyl-CoA dehydrogenase, mitochondrial produces the protein MLLRKVLQSCVRTGLRFQGTKASPASSSARAAQGGFSFELTDQQKEFQELAKKFAREEIIPAASSYDKSGEYPFPLIKRAWELGLMNCHIPDSCGGMGLGVFDSCLITEELAYGCTGIQTAIEANSLGQMPVVIAGNDMQKKKYLGRMTEEPLMCAYCVTEPGAGSDVAGIKTRAEKKGNEYIINGQKMWITNGGKANWYFVLARTDADSKSPASKAFTGFIVDADTPGVQLGKKEMNMGQRCSDTRGITFEDVRVPAENLLAGEGAGFKIAMGAFDKTRPPVAAGATGLAQRALDEATKYSMERKTFGRFLAEHQAIAFLLAEMAMKVELARMAYQRSAWEVDEGRRNTFYASIAKAFAGDIANQVASDAVQIFGGNGFNSEYPVEKLMRDAKIYQIYEGTAQIQRLIISREHLAKYKN, from the exons ATGTTGCTTCGCAAG GTGCTGCAGTCTTGCGTCCGAACCGGCCTGCGGTTCCAGGGCACCAAGGCCAGtccggccagcagctctgccaggGCAGCCCAGGGAGGCTTCAGCTTTG AACTAACCGATCAACAGAAGGAGTTTCAGGAGCTGGCGAAGAAGTTTGCCAGGGAGGAGATCATCCCTGCCGCCTCGAGTTATGACAAGAGCGGAGAG TACCCGTTTCCACTCATCAAGCGCGCGTGGGAGCTCGGCCTGATGAACTGCCACATCCCTGACTCCTGCG GCGGCATGGGTCTCGGGGTCTTTGACTCCTGTCTGATAACAGAGGAGCTCGCCTATGGCTGTACGGGGATCCAGACGGCTATTGAGGCCAACTCCCTTGGG CAAATGCCAGTGGTTATTGCAGGCAATGACATGCAAAAGAAGAAATACCTGGGAAGAATGACTGAGGAGCCACTGATGTGT GCATACTGTGTGACTGAACCAGGGGCTGGGTCGGACGTGGCCGGAATTAAGACTCGGgcagagaagaagggaaatgaGTACATCATCAACGGACAGAAAATGTGGATCACCAACGGAGGGAAGGCGAATTG GTATTTCGTTTTGGCACGGACAGATGCCGATTCCAAAAGTCCTGCCAGCAAGGCCTTCACCGGCTTCATCGTGGACGCCGACACGCCTGGCGTTCAGCTCGGCAAGAAG GAGATGAACATGGGCCAGAGATGCTCAGATACACGCGGCATCACATTTGAGGATGTGAGGGTCCCGGCTGAAAACCTTCTGGCTGGTGAAGGTGCCGGCTTTAAGATCGCCATGGGGGCCTTCGACAAAACTAGGCCGCCG GTGGCTGCAGGTGCTACCGGTTTGGCCCAAAGAGCGCTTGACGAGGCGACAAAATACTCCATGGAAAGGAAGACCTTTGGACGGTTTTtggcagag CATCAGGCCATAGCGTTCCTGCTGGCTGAGATGGCGATGAAGGTGGAGCTTGCACGCATGGCCTACCAGCGCTCGGCATGGGAGGTAGACGAGGGCCGCAGAAACACCTTCTACGCCTCTATTGCCAAAGCCTTTGCCGGGGACATCGCCAACCAGGTGGCCAGCGATGCTGTGCAGATCTTTGGTGGAAATGGATTCAACAGTGAATATCCAGTGGAGAAGCTGATGAGGGATGCAAAAATCTACCAG ATTTATGAAGGCACAGCCCAAATCCAGAGATTGATCATATCTCGTGAACATCTTGcaaagtacaagaactga
- the rabggtb gene encoding geranylgeranyl transferase type-2 subunit beta isoform X1, translating into MYCVLLDMHTYNDDPTEPRARRMSGIIHFTIHSPEHVYDNCHMTTAISHDRITSSYYDEVVTQWLRLQTVRRQHPKMGTPVKDVVLRPDALKTLLLDKHADYIAAYGSKKDDYEYALSEYLRMSGIYWGLTVMDLMGQLQRMNKDEIIEFVRSCQHECGGISASLGHDPHLLYTLSAVQILTLYDSVGVLDIGRLVEYVKSLQQDDGSFAGDKWGEIDTRFSFCAVATLALLGKLEEINVDKAVEFVLSCMNFDGGFGCRPGSESHAGQIYCCTGFLSITGNLHQVNADLLGWWLCERQLPSGGLNGRPEKLPDVCYSWWVLASLKIIGRIHWIDKSKLRTFILACQDEETGGFADRPGDMVDPFHTLFGVAGLSLLGDEQIRAVNPVLCMPEDVLQRVGLRPEIAS; encoded by the exons ATGTACTGCGTGTTGCTGGACATGCATACGTACAATGATGATCCAACGGAACCTCGAGCTAGAAGAATGTCAGGTATAATTCATTTTACAATACATTCACCGGAACACGTTTACGATAACTGTCACATGACAACTGCTATATCACATGACAGAATTACGTCGTCTTATTATGACGAAGTAGTGACGCAGTGGCTGCGACTCCAGACGGTTCGGAGACAGCACCCGAAGATG GGGACCCCAGTAAAGGATGTTGTCTTAAGGCCTGATGCACTGAAGACACTCTTGCTGGACAAACATGCTGATTACATTGCAGCTTATGGCTCTAAGAAGGACGACTAT GAATATGCGCTCTCCGAGTACCTTCGCATGAGCGGCATCTACTGGGGACTCACCGTCATGGACCTGATGGGACAGCTGCAGCGCATGAACAAGGACGAGATCATAGAGTTCGTCAGGTCCTGTCAGCACGAGTGTGGGGGCATCAGCGCCAGCCTGGGTCACGACCCACACCTACTGTACACGCTCAGCGCCGTTCAG ATCCTGACCCTGTATGACAGCGTCGGCGTACTTGACATCGGCCGGCTGGTGGAGTACGTGAAGAGTCTGCAGCAAGATGATGGTTCCTTCGCTGGAGATAAGTGGG GTGAAATCGATACACGATTCTCCTTCTGTGCAGTGGCCACCTTGGCTCTGCTG GGTAAACTGGAGGAGATCAACGTAGACAAGGCGGTCGAGTTTGTCCTGTCCTGTATGAACTTCGACGGGGGGTTTGGCTGCAGACCTGGGTCTGAGTCCCATGCTGGTCAG ATCTACTGCTGCACAGGATTCCTGTCTATCACTGGGAATCTGCACCAAGTAAATGCTGATCTGCTTGGCTGGTGGCTGTGTGAGCGTCAGCTTCCATCTGGAGGACTTAACGGACGTCCAGAGAAG CTCCCTGATGTTTGCTACTCCTGGTGGGTGTTGGCCTCCCTGAAAATCATTGGCAGGATCCACTGGATAGACAAAAGCAAGCTGCGCACCTTCATCTTGGCCTGCCAGGACGAAGAGACAGGCGGCTTCGCAGATCGACCCGGAGACATG GTGGACCCGTTCCACACCCTCTTTGGAGTGGCCGGCCTGTCCCTCCTGGGGGACGAGCAGATCAGGGCCGTGAACCCCGTCCTGTGTATGCCGGAGGATGTTCTGCAGAGGGTCGGGCTCCGCCCAGAGATCGCGAGCTAG
- the rabggtb gene encoding geranylgeranyl transferase type-2 subunit beta isoform X2 has protein sequence MGTPVKDVVLRPDALKTLLLDKHADYIAAYGSKKDDYEYALSEYLRMSGIYWGLTVMDLMGQLQRMNKDEIIEFVRSCQHECGGISASLGHDPHLLYTLSAVQILTLYDSVGVLDIGRLVEYVKSLQQDDGSFAGDKWGEIDTRFSFCAVATLALLGKLEEINVDKAVEFVLSCMNFDGGFGCRPGSESHAGQIYCCTGFLSITGNLHQVNADLLGWWLCERQLPSGGLNGRPEKLPDVCYSWWVLASLKIIGRIHWIDKSKLRTFILACQDEETGGFADRPGDMVDPFHTLFGVAGLSLLGDEQIRAVNPVLCMPEDVLQRVGLRPEIAS, from the exons ATG GGGACCCCAGTAAAGGATGTTGTCTTAAGGCCTGATGCACTGAAGACACTCTTGCTGGACAAACATGCTGATTACATTGCAGCTTATGGCTCTAAGAAGGACGACTAT GAATATGCGCTCTCCGAGTACCTTCGCATGAGCGGCATCTACTGGGGACTCACCGTCATGGACCTGATGGGACAGCTGCAGCGCATGAACAAGGACGAGATCATAGAGTTCGTCAGGTCCTGTCAGCACGAGTGTGGGGGCATCAGCGCCAGCCTGGGTCACGACCCACACCTACTGTACACGCTCAGCGCCGTTCAG ATCCTGACCCTGTATGACAGCGTCGGCGTACTTGACATCGGCCGGCTGGTGGAGTACGTGAAGAGTCTGCAGCAAGATGATGGTTCCTTCGCTGGAGATAAGTGGG GTGAAATCGATACACGATTCTCCTTCTGTGCAGTGGCCACCTTGGCTCTGCTG GGTAAACTGGAGGAGATCAACGTAGACAAGGCGGTCGAGTTTGTCCTGTCCTGTATGAACTTCGACGGGGGGTTTGGCTGCAGACCTGGGTCTGAGTCCCATGCTGGTCAG ATCTACTGCTGCACAGGATTCCTGTCTATCACTGGGAATCTGCACCAAGTAAATGCTGATCTGCTTGGCTGGTGGCTGTGTGAGCGTCAGCTTCCATCTGGAGGACTTAACGGACGTCCAGAGAAG CTCCCTGATGTTTGCTACTCCTGGTGGGTGTTGGCCTCCCTGAAAATCATTGGCAGGATCCACTGGATAGACAAAAGCAAGCTGCGCACCTTCATCTTGGCCTGCCAGGACGAAGAGACAGGCGGCTTCGCAGATCGACCCGGAGACATG GTGGACCCGTTCCACACCCTCTTTGGAGTGGCCGGCCTGTCCCTCCTGGGGGACGAGCAGATCAGGGCCGTGAACCCCGTCCTGTGTATGCCGGAGGATGTTCTGCAGAGGGTCGGGCTCCGCCCAGAGATCGCGAGCTAG